The following proteins come from a genomic window of Pocillopora verrucosa isolate sample1 chromosome 6, ASM3666991v2, whole genome shotgun sequence:
- the LOC131787244 gene encoding uncharacterized protein, whose amino-acid sequence MILTTRAKVVSSIFIIGFTTYLLYVSYQAEFRLGMSQLINVTCRTDEIVSRKVVPTQATDTEKPTNNSSPKVFIYLTQTEQCLPSNFASSSEIGDPETCNCDVIVLSFRTKCQVQKSPHITYLFDPNTGWGTGRNVLYFAAITRSPKYHYYIFMDDDVMLHFNSFAPPQMKKLPPFRVFEQWLLDYEPVVGVLDYGVHYGASWTKDRRRTICKKTDNPLVITSVWFDGVFNAFHYKAIEHLFPYRTQYEKISWWSLHRYMCTAVELIFRGQALMYVPITAGNPTHRSYPKSVSNMSVYWRSYVDTIRAEAPLVYRNQSLFDVLRQNLEDYIMKTRTYCMTESRHQPIKPYAHFDSRTEM is encoded by the exons ATGATCTTAACGACGAGAGCTAAAGTGGTTAGTTCAATTTTTATTATTGGTTTCACGACCTATCTCTTGTACGTTTCCTACCAAGCGGAGTTCAGACTAGGAATGAGCCAGCTCATAAACGTCACCTGCAGAACAG ATGAGATCGTCAGTCGAAAGGTTGTTCCAACTCAAGCTACAGACACAGAAAAACCCACGAATAACTCGTCGCCAAAGGTTTTCATTTATCTCACTCAAACAGAACAATGCCTCCCTTCAAACTTTGCCTCTTCTTCCGAGATCGGCGACCCCGAGACATGTAACTGTGATGTCATAGTGCTAAGCTTTCGTACTAAATGTCAAGTGCAAAAATCGCCCCACATCACTTATCTGTTCGATCCTAATACTGGATGGGGAACAGGACGAAATGTGCTGTATTTTGCTGCAATAACGAGATCCCCAAAATAccattattacatttttatggATGATGATGTGATGCTGCATTTCAATTCATTTGCTCCGCCACAAATGAAGAAGCTTCCGCCGTTTAGAGTCTTCGAACAATGGCTCTTAGATTACGAGCCTGTAGTTGGCGTTTTGGATTATGGAGTTCACTATGGGGCAAGTTGGACCAAGGATAGACGACGGACTATATGTAAAAAGACGGACAATCCCCTTGTGATAACATCAGTATGGTTCGATGGTGTTTTCAATGCATTTCATTATAAAGCTATCGAGCATCTTTTCCCTTACCGCACGCAGTACGAAAAAATAAGTTGGTGGTCGCTGCATCGATACATGTGTACTGCTGTAGAACTGATATTTCGAGGCCAGGCATTGATGTATGTGCCTATTACTGCGGGTAACCCAACCCATCGCTCATACCCAAAGAGTGTGTCGAACATGAGTGTATACTGGAGAAGTTACGTCGACACTATTCGAGCAGAAGCTCCTTTAGTTTACAGAAATCAGTCGTTATTTGACGTACTAAGGCAGAATCTTGAGGATTACATTATGAAAACGAGAACATATTGCATGACTGAATCACGACATCAACCTATAAAACCATACGCTCATTTTGATAGTCGAACAGAGATGTAG
- the LOC131787219 gene encoding uncharacterized protein, with protein MIFTTRGKGRIVSIFILGLTTFLLYASYQAKFGQEISQPTHSNSTTGAIVRRKVVLTQATETEKPTINSSPKVFIYLTQTEQCLPSNLASPSEIGHPETCNCDVIVLSFRTKCQVQKSPHITYLFDPNSGWGTGRNVLYFAAITRSSKYHYYMFIDDDVMLHFNLFAPPLMKKLPPFRVFEQWLLDYEPVVGVLNYLNHHGAKWIYDRRRTSCKKTDSPLVITTVQFDAIVNAFHYKSIEHLFPYRTQYEKTSWWSLHRYMFTAVELIFRGQALMFVPVTASNPTHRSYPKSMSNMSVYWRSYVDTIRAEAPLVYRNQSLFDVLRQNLSDYITNARTYCMKVTRHQPIKPYAHFDSRTEM; from the exons ATGATCTTTACAACGAGAGGTAAAGGTAGAATTGTTTCGATTTTTATCCTTGGTTTGACCACGTTTCTCTTGTACGCCTCATACCAAGCAAAGTTCGGACAAGAAATTAGCCAGCCCACTCACAGCAACAGCACAACGG GTGCGATCGTCAGGCGAAAGGTTGTTCTAACTCAAGctacagaaacagaaaaacCCACTATTAATTCATCTCCAAAGGTTTTCATTTATCTCACTCAAACAGAACAATGCCTTCCCTCAAACTTGGCCTCTCCTTCCGAGATCGGCCACCCCGAGACATGTAACTGTGATGTCATAGTGCTAAGTTTTCGTACTAAATGTCAAGTGCAAAAGTCGCCCCACATCACTTATCTGTTCGATCCTAATTCTGGATGGGGAACAGGACGAAATGTGCTGTATTTTGCTGCAATAACGAGATCCTCAAAATACCATTATTACATGTTTATAGATGATGATGTGATGCTGCATTTCAATTTATTTGCTCCACCACTAATGAAGAAGCTTCCGCCGTTTAGAGTCTTCGAACAATGGCTCCTAGATTACGAGCCTGTAGTTGGCGTTTTGAATTATCTAAATCACCATGGGGCAAAATGGATTTATGATAGACGACGGACTTCATGTAAAAAAACAGACAGTCCCCTTGTGATAACAACAGTACAATTCGATGCTATTGTCAATGCATTTCATTATAAATCTATTGAGCATCTTTTCCCTTACCGCACGCAGTATGAAAAAACAAGCTGGTGGTCGCTGCATAGATATATGTTTACTGCTGTGGAACTGATATTTCGAGGCCAGGCATTGATGTTTGTGCCTGTTACTGCGAGTAATCCAACCCATCGCTCATACCCAAAGAGTATGTCGAACATGAGTGTATACTGGAGAAGTTACGTCGACACTATTCGAGCAGAAGCTCCTTTAGTTTACAGAAATCAGTCGTTATTTGACGTATTAAGGCAGAATCTTAGTGATTACATTACCAACGCGAGAACATATTGCATGAAAGTAACACGGCATCAACCTATAAAACCATACGCTCATTTTGATAGTCGAACAGAGATGTAG